The proteins below come from a single Burkholderia contaminans genomic window:
- a CDS encoding arylamine N-acetyltransferase family protein, whose translation MTDSFDLSRYFSRIGYDGPVEPTLDVLRRLHLLHPQAIPFENLNPLTGARVALDLPSIADKVLAHRRGGYCFELNKLFYAALTAIGFRVTPMIARVRWMQPPEVATAHTHMLLRIDLDGAAWLADIGFGSATLTAPLRFVRDERQLTPHGAFRVVAAPVDGEFDMQIETPDGWQTTYRFQPKRVEWIDYDAANWFTSTYPESIFLHNLIACRVLPDGRAALRNTTLTIRDAAGVGRTVTFDDAAAWGACLRDTIGIDTTGFDLDALFARLAAPAAA comes from the coding sequence ATGACAGACTCGTTCGACCTCTCGCGCTATTTCTCCCGCATCGGCTACGACGGCCCGGTCGAGCCGACGCTCGACGTGCTGCGCCGGCTGCATCTGCTGCACCCGCAGGCGATTCCGTTCGAAAACCTCAATCCGCTGACCGGTGCGCGCGTCGCGCTCGACCTGCCGTCGATCGCCGACAAGGTGCTCGCGCATCGCCGTGGCGGCTACTGCTTCGAACTCAACAAACTGTTCTACGCCGCGCTCACGGCGATCGGTTTTCGCGTGACGCCGATGATCGCGCGCGTGCGCTGGATGCAGCCGCCGGAAGTCGCCACCGCGCATACGCACATGCTGCTGCGCATCGATCTCGACGGCGCGGCCTGGCTCGCGGACATCGGCTTCGGCAGCGCGACGCTCACCGCGCCGCTGCGTTTCGTGCGGGACGAGCGGCAACTGACGCCGCACGGCGCGTTTCGCGTCGTCGCCGCGCCGGTCGACGGTGAATTCGACATGCAGATCGAGACGCCCGACGGCTGGCAGACCACCTATCGCTTCCAGCCGAAGCGGGTCGAGTGGATCGATTACGACGCCGCGAACTGGTTCACGTCGACGTACCCCGAATCGATCTTTCTGCATAACCTGATCGCCTGCCGCGTGCTGCCGGACGGCCGTGCCGCGCTGCGCAACACCACGCTGACGATCCGCGACGCGGCGGGCGTCGGGCGCACCGTCACGTTCGACGATGCGGCCGCATGGGGCGCGTGCCTGCGCGACACGATCGGCATCGACACGACGGGATTCGATCTCGACGCGCTGTTTGCGCGACTGGCGGCGCCCGCCGCCGCATAA
- a CDS encoding Tn3 family transposase: MINKNKLLSVFSDAEQEALYGLPDFDDAQRLEYLALTESELALASSRPSIPAQVYCILQIGYFKSKHAFFRFDWDEVEDDYDFVLSRYFHGEPFERKPITRHEYYAQREQIAELYGYRPWVAAFLPQLMQQAAQIVRRDVTPGFVAAELIVWLNEHKMIRPGYTTLQELVSEALSVERRRLGDLLTGVLDELTQTALDQLLVRDDTLSKLAALKQDAKNFGWRQMVREREKRGTLQPLHEIARTLLPRLDISQQNVLYYASLANFYTVHDLRNLKADQAQLYLLCYARVRFRQLTDNSVDAMAFHMKQLEEESSAGAKQSLIAEQVKRHRETPQIGRLLSLYVDDSVADPTPFGEVRQRAYKIMAKDVLQNTAQRMTVKPLSQLALHWLAVDGLAKRIRRHLRPLYVELDFVGTSPDNPWLAALAWVKGAFAKQQRLSQRPLAECPAATLPKRLRPYLLIFGADGQPTGLHADRYEFWLYRQIRKRFQSGEIYLDDSLQHRHFSDELVSMNEKADALAQMEIPFLQQPIDAQLDALAAELHAQWLAFNRELKQGKLTHPEYDKDTQKLIWRKPKTENQKVREQAFYEQLPFCDVADVFRFVNGQCQFLSALTPLQPRYAKKVADADSLMAVIIAQAMNHGNHVMARTSDIPYHVLDSTYQQYLRQATLHAANDCISNAIAALPIFPYYSFDLDALYSAVDGQKFGVERPTVKARYSRKYFGRGKGVVAYTLLCNHVPLNGYLIGAHEYEAHHVFDIWYRNTSDIVPTAITGDMHSINKANFAILYWFGLRFEPRFTNLDDQLQELYCIDDPALYEKCLIQPIGQIDRQLITSEKTNIDQIVATLGLKEITQGSLIRKLCTYSQENPTRRAIFEFDKLIRTIYTLRYLRDPQLERNVHRSQNRLESYHQLRSTIAQVGGKKELTGRTDIEIEISNQCARLIANVIIFYNSAILSHLLTKWEASGNAKMLARLTQISPAARRHILLNGHYTFQSDNKIDLDALIAGLELE; the protein is encoded by the coding sequence ATGATCAACAAGAATAAGCTGCTCAGCGTCTTTTCCGACGCCGAACAGGAAGCCCTGTATGGCCTGCCTGATTTCGACGATGCGCAGCGGCTGGAATACCTGGCATTGACCGAATCCGAACTGGCGCTCGCCAGTAGCCGGCCCTCCATACCCGCGCAGGTCTATTGCATCTTGCAGATTGGCTACTTCAAGTCCAAGCACGCCTTCTTCCGCTTCGATTGGGACGAGGTTGAGGACGATTACGATTTCGTGTTGAGCCGCTATTTCCACGGCGAGCCGTTCGAACGCAAGCCGATCACCCGGCACGAGTACTACGCCCAGCGCGAACAGATCGCTGAACTGTACGGCTATCGACCGTGGGTGGCCGCCTTCCTGCCGCAACTCATGCAGCAGGCCGCGCAGATCGTACGTCGCGACGTGACACCGGGATTCGTCGCCGCCGAGCTCATCGTGTGGCTCAATGAGCACAAGATGATCCGGCCCGGCTACACGACCTTGCAAGAGCTAGTCAGCGAAGCCCTGTCCGTCGAACGTCGGCGGCTGGGCGACCTGCTCACCGGCGTATTGGACGAATTGACCCAAACCGCGCTAGACCAACTTCTGGTGCGCGATGATACTCTGTCGAAACTGGCGGCGCTGAAACAGGATGCCAAGAATTTCGGCTGGCGTCAGATGGTCCGCGAACGCGAAAAGCGCGGCACGCTGCAGCCGTTGCACGAAATCGCCAGGACGCTGCTGCCCCGGCTGGATATCTCGCAGCAGAACGTGCTGTACTACGCAAGCCTGGCGAACTTCTATACCGTCCACGACCTGCGCAACCTGAAGGCGGATCAGGCGCAGCTCTACCTGCTGTGTTACGCCCGGGTGCGCTTCCGACAGCTCACCGACAACTCGGTCGATGCGATGGCCTTCCACATGAAGCAGCTCGAGGAAGAAAGCAGCGCGGGCGCGAAACAGTCACTCATCGCCGAGCAAGTAAAACGCCATCGGGAAACGCCGCAGATCGGCCGCCTGTTGTCGCTCTATGTGGACGACAGCGTAGCCGATCCGACGCCGTTCGGCGAGGTGCGTCAGCGCGCCTATAAAATCATGGCCAAAGATGTGCTACAAAACACGGCGCAACGCATGACGGTCAAGCCGCTGAGTCAACTGGCACTACACTGGTTGGCGGTGGACGGCCTAGCCAAACGTATTCGCCGTCACCTGCGCCCCTTGTACGTCGAGCTCGACTTCGTCGGCACCTCCCCAGACAACCCGTGGCTCGCGGCGCTGGCTTGGGTCAAGGGGGCCTTCGCCAAACAGCAGCGCCTGTCACAACGACCGCTCGCCGAATGTCCCGCGGCCACGCTGCCGAAGCGCCTGCGACCGTACCTGCTGATCTTCGGCGCTGATGGTCAGCCGACCGGTTTGCACGCCGATCGCTACGAATTCTGGTTGTACCGCCAGATCCGGAAGCGCTTCCAGTCGGGAGAGATCTATCTCGACGACAGTCTGCAACATCGTCACTTCTCCGACGAGCTTGTTTCGATGAACGAGAAGGCCGACGCGCTGGCGCAGATGGAGATCCCGTTCCTGCAGCAGCCAATCGATGCCCAACTCGATGCGTTAGCGGCCGAGTTGCATGCACAATGGCTGGCCTTCAACCGAGAGCTGAAACAGGGCAAGCTTACGCACCCGGAATACGACAAGGATACGCAGAAGCTGATTTGGCGCAAACCGAAAACCGAGAACCAGAAGGTGCGTGAGCAGGCATTCTACGAGCAACTGCCATTCTGCGATGTTGCCGACGTGTTCCGCTTCGTCAACGGCCAGTGCCAGTTCCTGTCGGCGCTGACGCCATTGCAGCCGCGCTACGCGAAGAAGGTAGCGGACGCCGATAGCCTGATGGCGGTTATCATCGCTCAGGCAATGAACCATGGCAACCATGTCATGGCGCGCACCAGCGACATTCCGTACCACGTTCTGGATAGCACCTACCAGCAGTATCTGCGTCAGGCGACGCTGCATGCGGCCAACGACTGCATCAGCAACGCCATCGCCGCGCTGCCGATCTTCCCGTACTACTCGTTCGATCTCGATGCGCTGTACAGCGCCGTCGATGGGCAGAAATTCGGCGTCGAGCGACCGACCGTGAAGGCGCGTTACTCGCGCAAATACTTCGGACGAGGCAAAGGCGTCGTCGCCTACACGCTGCTGTGCAATCATGTCCCGTTGAACGGCTACCTAATCGGCGCGCACGAGTACGAGGCGCATCACGTGTTCGACATCTGGTATCGCAACACGTCGGATATAGTGCCGACTGCGATCACCGGCGACATGCACAGCATCAACAAAGCCAACTTCGCTATCCTGTATTGGTTCGGGTTGCGCTTCGAGCCTCGCTTCACAAACCTCGATGACCAGTTGCAGGAATTGTATTGTATCGACGACCCGGCGCTGTACGAGAAATGCCTGATTCAGCCGATCGGACAAATCGATCGGCAGCTCATCACCAGTGAGAAGACAAATATCGATCAGATCGTCGCCACGCTGGGCCTCAAAGAGATCACGCAGGGCTCGCTGATCCGCAAACTATGTACGTACTCGCAGGAAAACCCGACACGTCGCGCGATTTTTGAGTTCGATAAGCTCATTCGTACCATCTACACGTTGCGTTACCTGCGCGACCCGCAGCTCGAGCGAAACGTGCATCGCTCCCAAAACCGCCTCGAGTCTTACCATCAGCTTCGTTCGACCATCGCCCAGGTCGGCGGCAAGAAGGAATTGACCGGCCGCACCGACATCGAAATCGAGATCAGCAACCAGTGCGCCCGGCTGATCGCCAACGTCATCATTTTTTACAACTCGGCGATTCTGTCGCATCTACTGACGAAATGGGAGGCCAGTGGCAACGCCAAGATGCTGGCGCGGCTTACGCAGATATCACCGGCAGCCCGGCGGCATATCCTTTTGAACGGGCACTACACTTTTCAAAGCGACAACAAAATCGACCTCGACGCGCTCATTGCAGGGCTCGAATTGGAGTGA
- a CDS encoding site-specific integrase yields the protein MKTRPTSPSAADIPTDFPDADALAALRAWYEGASSREAAHRYMQDRLSHSQSARGVIGQIRRQLALYARNRQRADLATLFECPAQKRMHHARATTQAVELLRIMPAPAPQIGDDIAHWLPNRAARTLHAAGIRTLADLTVRIPRRRQWWTVIPGLGPASARRIEAFFAAYPALTERARALIIADRQSVVTPWEQLRLPHEIDGSAGAFRAPVSACILGVDNDYDAIQAWLALHESPATQRAYRKEAERLILWGIVARGKALSSLTTRDATDYRAFLRRPTPRERWVGPPRPRTSTDWRPFVDNLSARSIAHALAVLSAMFRWLVEQRYVVANPFSGIKVRGSKRAMALETSHAFTEGEWMLTRTIANGLEWSYGWQAPAAQRLRFMLDFGYATGLRISELADATLRSIEVDAAGDHWLHVVGKGGKPARVTLTPLARTALDRYLQERGLPVSRAHWNPTTSLIGSLDDADAGIKPLRLWEVMRRFFRLVAQIIKNDHPVLAEKLHRASPHWMRHTHATHAIARGVELSAVRDNLRHASISTTSIYLHTDDVKRARQFGQAFTD from the coding sequence ATGAAAACGCGCCCCACGAGCCCGTCCGCCGCCGACATCCCGACCGACTTTCCTGATGCTGATGCACTGGCAGCGCTGCGTGCCTGGTACGAGGGCGCATCCTCGCGTGAGGCGGCACACCGGTACATGCAAGATCGGCTCAGCCACAGCCAGTCAGCCCGCGGCGTCATCGGCCAGATCCGCCGGCAACTGGCACTTTATGCCCGTAACCGACAGCGGGCAGATCTGGCCACGCTGTTCGAATGCCCGGCCCAAAAGCGTATGCATCATGCGCGCGCCACCACGCAGGCTGTCGAGCTACTGCGCATCATGCCTGCGCCAGCTCCGCAGATCGGCGACGACATTGCGCACTGGCTGCCGAATCGCGCTGCCCGCACCCTGCACGCGGCCGGCATCCGGACCCTGGCCGATCTCACGGTACGGATTCCGCGTCGCCGGCAGTGGTGGACCGTCATTCCGGGTCTCGGGCCGGCCAGTGCAAGAAGGATCGAGGCCTTCTTTGCCGCGTACCCGGCGCTCACGGAGCGGGCCCGCGCACTGATCATCGCGGATCGGCAGTCAGTCGTGACGCCTTGGGAGCAACTACGGCTACCGCACGAGATCGACGGATCCGCCGGCGCCTTCCGCGCACCGGTGTCGGCCTGCATCCTCGGCGTCGACAACGATTACGACGCTATCCAGGCATGGCTCGCGTTGCACGAATCCCCGGCCACGCAGCGGGCCTACCGCAAGGAAGCCGAACGGCTGATTCTCTGGGGCATCGTTGCTCGCGGCAAGGCGCTGTCTTCGCTGACCACCCGGGATGCCACCGACTACAGGGCGTTTCTGCGCAGACCTACACCGCGAGAACGCTGGGTCGGGCCACCGCGGCCGCGCACATCAACGGACTGGCGCCCGTTTGTCGACAACCTCTCGGCCCGTTCGATTGCGCATGCGCTTGCCGTGCTCAGCGCCATGTTCCGCTGGCTGGTCGAGCAGCGCTACGTCGTGGCCAACCCATTCTCCGGCATCAAGGTACGCGGCAGCAAGCGCGCCATGGCTCTTGAAACCTCGCACGCTTTCACCGAAGGAGAATGGATGCTGACGCGCACCATCGCCAACGGGCTCGAGTGGTCGTACGGCTGGCAGGCGCCCGCTGCGCAACGGTTGCGGTTCATGCTGGATTTCGGCTACGCAACGGGACTGCGGATCAGCGAACTGGCTGACGCCACACTGCGCAGCATCGAAGTCGACGCAGCCGGTGATCACTGGCTGCACGTGGTCGGCAAGGGCGGCAAGCCAGCCCGCGTTACCCTGACACCCCTAGCGCGCACAGCGCTGGACCGATATCTGCAGGAGCGGGGGCTTCCTGTCAGCCGTGCTCACTGGAATCCGACCACGTCCCTGATTGGCAGCCTTGACGACGCCGATGCCGGCATCAAGCCCTTGCGGCTGTGGGAAGTCATGCGCCGGTTTTTTCGGCTCGTCGCGCAGATTATCAAGAACGACCATCCGGTGCTGGCTGAAAAGCTGCATCGGGCCTCTCCGCACTGGATGCGGCACACCCATGCGACCCACGCGATCGCCAGAGGGGTTGAGCTGAGCGCCGTACGAGATAACCTGCGTCACGCGTCGATTTCGACCACGTCGATTTACTTGCATACCGACGATGTAAAGCGGGCACGGCAGTTCGGGCAGGCATTTACCGACTGA